A genomic region of Homalodisca vitripennis isolate AUS2020 chromosome 5, UT_GWSS_2.1, whole genome shotgun sequence contains the following coding sequences:
- the LOC124363532 gene encoding putative nuclease HARBI1, whose protein sequence is MNVEWVSDHFLGENFERRGGALPNLDRMRTFLRYVGDPGFQSGVAEDVGIDRTTVTKTISDVMAAILLKKNVWIKFPSTREEMEQQKANWQEKYRFPSAIGAVDCTQIPIRKPSDHGDEYINRKRFPSINVQATYNFAEEFTSVDASWPGSVHDARIWRNSDIYRIMEFNQANALLIGDSGYGIAPWLMTPYENPITARERAYNPCLAQERVIIERCFGQLKQRFPIMQNKIRIKTENVPSMVVCCFILHNVAKRLSDEDFDFNIEERQNSEVGNVENRNERDIRNRGQQRRTEIARLIHGA, encoded by the coding sequence atgaatgttgAGTGGGTTAGTGATCATTTTCTTGGGGAAAACTTTGAAAGGCGTGGTGGTGCGTTGCCCAATTTGGACAGAATGCGTACTTTTCTTCGATATGTTGGTGATCCTGGGTTTCAGAGTGGTGTTGCCGAAGATGTTGGTATCGACAGAACTACAGTCACAAAAACCATTTCAGATGTAATGGCAGCTATATTACTGAAGAAAAACGTATGGATAAAATTTCCTTCTACAAGAGAAGAAATGGAACAACAAAAAGCCAATTGGCAAGAAAAATACAGATTTCCTTCAGCCATTGGAGCTGTTGACTGCACTCAAATACCTATACGCAAGCCTTCTGACCATGGCgatgaatatataaatagaaagagGTTTCCAAGTATAAATGTGCAGGCAACTTATAATTTTGCTGAAGAGTTCACAAGCGTAGATGCTTCTTGGCCAGGTTCAGTGCATGATGCACGAATTTGGAGAAATTCAGATATTTACAGAATTATGGAATTCAATCAAGCTAATGCACTTCTAATTGGAGATTCAGGTTACGGGATAGCTCCCTGGCTTATGACGCCCTATGAAAACCCAATAACTGCTAGAGAAAGGGCATACAATCCGTGTTTGGCCCaagaaagagtaataattgaacgTTGTTTTGGTCAGTTGAAACAACGTTTCCCAATTATGCAAAACAAAATTaggattaaaactgaaaatgttccGTCGATGGTTGTTTGTTGCTTTATTCTTCATAATGTAGCAAAAAGACTAAGTGATGAAGACTTTGACTTTAACATTGAGGAAAGGCAAAACAGTGAAGTTGGCAATGTAGAGAATCGTAACGAAAGAGACATCCGCAATAGAGGACAACAGAGAAGAACCGAAATTGCTCGGCTGATACATGGAGCTTAA